Proteins encoded within one genomic window of Actinoplanes octamycinicus:
- a CDS encoding serine/threonine protein kinase has protein sequence MLGDYELLGRLGEGGMGTVYLARPRNGTALVAVKVVRLDLADDDEFRRRFRSEVERARQVPPFCTAEVLDADPEHDQPYLVVEFVDGPTLAEVVEQRGPLTSANLHSVAIGVATALTAIHGAGVIHRDLKPRNVLLAPGSPKVIDFGIARAMTATSGNTRPDQMVGTVAYMAPERFDTDAGTPITPAADVFAWGSVVTYAGTGKTPFYADSPAATAARILTQPPRLHELARPLRGLVAHALEKDPANRPSARELLDLLISGDRPAATAAALADQPDLRAAAAEAQAVTGFAIPAKAMAGATTTAPTLNIPPGLVGYDENSIVTVPISSPPADTVITGDPPPAPRRRWLLPLVLVLLTAVLVAGAAIVAVMVRDRADRSGQPSGDPGGTVADPVLGEPRISDALTGPGFWSASDQPGEGRCDFADAMLVARRETNGLYKCRGPADELPANLTIETTLRLDTPDSCAAIWFRFDDSHGYQARICERNVYIGVHNRDGKGDVSTIRTFVLKEPLDRGTAYRFRLGVTADTVTVSRDGTDLGSARLTEAGYGAGRMFLGVFNERTAPKTGPFQVSYSDVRIWA, from the coding sequence ATGCTCGGCGACTACGAGTTGCTCGGGCGGCTCGGCGAGGGCGGCATGGGCACGGTCTATCTGGCCCGGCCGAGAAACGGCACGGCGCTGGTCGCCGTCAAAGTGGTCCGGCTCGATCTGGCCGACGACGACGAGTTCCGCCGCCGGTTCCGCAGCGAGGTGGAGCGGGCCCGGCAGGTGCCGCCGTTCTGCACCGCCGAGGTGCTCGACGCCGACCCCGAGCACGACCAGCCCTACCTGGTGGTGGAGTTCGTCGACGGGCCCACCCTGGCCGAGGTGGTCGAGCAGCGCGGCCCGCTGACCTCGGCGAACCTGCACAGTGTGGCGATCGGCGTGGCCACCGCGCTGACCGCGATCCACGGCGCCGGCGTGATCCACCGCGACCTCAAGCCGCGCAACGTGCTGCTCGCCCCGGGCAGCCCCAAGGTGATCGACTTCGGGATCGCCCGGGCGATGACCGCGACCAGCGGCAACACCCGGCCGGACCAGATGGTCGGCACGGTGGCCTACATGGCGCCGGAGCGGTTCGACACCGACGCCGGCACCCCGATCACCCCGGCCGCCGACGTGTTCGCCTGGGGCAGCGTGGTGACCTACGCCGGCACCGGCAAGACCCCGTTCTACGCCGACTCGCCGGCCGCCACCGCGGCCCGCATCCTGACCCAGCCGCCCCGCCTGCACGAGCTGGCCCGCCCGCTGCGCGGCCTGGTCGCGCACGCCCTGGAGAAGGACCCGGCCAACCGGCCCAGCGCCCGCGAGCTGCTCGACCTGCTGATCTCCGGGGATCGGCCGGCGGCCACCGCGGCCGCCCTGGCCGACCAGCCGGACCTGCGCGCCGCCGCGGCCGAGGCGCAGGCGGTGACCGGGTTCGCGATCCCGGCCAAGGCGATGGCCGGCGCCACCACCACGGCCCCCACCCTGAACATCCCGCCCGGCCTGGTCGGCTACGACGAGAACTCGATCGTCACGGTCCCGATCTCGTCCCCGCCGGCGGACACCGTGATCACCGGCGACCCGCCGCCCGCGCCGCGCCGCCGGTGGCTGCTGCCGCTGGTGCTGGTCCTGCTGACCGCGGTGCTGGTGGCCGGCGCGGCGATCGTCGCGGTGATGGTCCGCGACCGCGCCGACCGGTCCGGGCAGCCGTCCGGGGACCCCGGGGGGACGGTCGCCGATCCGGTGCTCGGCGAGCCGCGGATCTCCGACGCGCTGACCGGCCCGGGCTTCTGGTCGGCCAGCGACCAGCCCGGTGAGGGGCGGTGCGACTTCGCCGACGCGATGCTGGTGGCCCGCCGGGAGACCAACGGCCTCTACAAGTGCCGTGGCCCGGCCGACGAGCTGCCGGCCAACCTGACCATCGAGACCACGCTGCGGCTGGACACGCCGGACAGCTGCGCCGCGATCTGGTTCCGGTTCGACGACAGCCACGGCTATCAGGCCCGGATCTGCGAGCGGAACGTCTACATCGGGGTGCACAACCGGGACGGGAAAGGCGACGTCAGCACGATCCGGACCTTCGTCCTGAAGGAGCCGCTCGACCGGGGCACGGCGTACCGGTTCCGGCTGGGTGTCACCGCCGACACGGTCACCGTGAGCCGGGACGGCACCGACCTCGGCTCGGCCAGGCTGACCGAGGCGGGGTACGGCGCCGGCCGGATGTTCCTCGGTGTCTTCAACGAGCGGACGGCGCCGAAGACCGGCCCGTTCCAGGTCTCCTACAGCGACGTCCGGATCTGGGCCTGA
- a CDS encoding PP2C family protein-serine/threonine phosphatase translates to MTLAVRAVAATDQGLVRSNNEDAVFVGNRLFVVADGMGGLPAGELASDILVQTLGEVDHKPDTGEPLQDLIEALQLANKQIEKAVADDDARDGMGTTVTALLLSGDRLAALNVGDSRCYLLRDGEFQQLTRDDTYVQALVDQGVLTPDDARRHPQRALVTQAVQGGPFRPAGRMIPARVGDRYLLCSDGLSDYVEDAVIAQTLRDNPDRRTCAAELVNRTLENGAPDNVTVIIADVIEI, encoded by the coding sequence ATGACGCTTGCTGTCCGGGCGGTCGCCGCCACTGATCAGGGCCTGGTCCGGTCCAACAACGAGGACGCGGTTTTCGTCGGCAATCGCCTCTTCGTGGTCGCGGATGGCATGGGCGGGTTGCCCGCCGGAGAGCTCGCGAGCGACATTCTGGTGCAGACGCTCGGCGAGGTGGACCACAAACCCGACACGGGGGAGCCGCTGCAGGATCTGATCGAGGCGCTGCAGCTGGCGAACAAGCAGATCGAGAAGGCCGTCGCCGACGACGACGCCCGCGACGGCATGGGCACCACGGTGACCGCGCTGCTGCTCTCCGGCGACCGGCTGGCCGCGCTCAACGTCGGCGACTCCCGCTGCTACCTGCTCCGCGACGGCGAGTTCCAGCAGCTCACCCGGGATGACACCTACGTCCAGGCGCTGGTCGACCAGGGTGTGCTGACCCCGGACGACGCCCGCCGGCACCCGCAGCGGGCGCTGGTCACCCAGGCGGTGCAGGGCGGCCCGTTCCGCCCGGCCGGCCGGATGATCCCGGCCCGCGTCGGCGACCGTTACCTGCTCTGCAGCGACGGCCTGTCCGATTACGTGGAGGACGCGGTGATCGCCCAGACCCTGCGCGACAACCCGGATCGCCGGACGTGTGCCGCCGAGCTGGTCAATCGGACGCTGGAGAACGGCGCCCCGGACAACGTCACGGTCATCATCGCCGACGTGATCGAGATCTAG
- a CDS encoding PspC domain-containing protein, protein MNAVHDTMARQGLVRPRDGRMLGGVCAGLGRRFGIDPWIARLLFVLILFLIPGSQILIYPVLWIVMPSEQTSYEPTVPPATW, encoded by the coding sequence ATGAACGCCGTGCACGACACGATGGCCCGCCAGGGTCTGGTCCGCCCGCGTGACGGCCGCATGCTCGGTGGCGTCTGTGCCGGCCTGGGCCGCCGCTTCGGGATCGACCCGTGGATCGCCCGCCTGCTGTTCGTCCTGATCCTCTTCCTGATCCCAGGCAGCCAGATCCTGATCTACCCGGTGCTCTGGATCGTGATGCCGTCCGAGCAGACCTCCTACGAGCCGACCGTCCCGCCGGCCACCTGGTGA
- a CDS encoding Tex family protein: MTTAIHQRIASELGVREGQVSAAVELLDGGATVPFIARYRKEVTGTLDDAQLRTLEERLGYLRELEDRRTAVLESIRSQGKLDEALEQQILEADTKARLEDIYLPFKPKRRTKAQIAREAGLEPLADGLLNDPSVDPKAAAAAFVDAEKGVADPQAALDGARAILIERFAEDADLIGDLREQMWTRGRLVAKVRDGKQTDGAKFSDYFDFAEPYSKLPSHRILAMLRGEKEEVLDLTMEPHPEEDEGYFEGRIAGRNGIADHGRPGDKWLIDTVRWAWRTRILIHLGADLRVRLREAAEDEAVRVFAANLRDLLLAAPAGTRATMGLDPGFRTGVKVAVVDATGKVVATDTIYPHVPQNKWDESIHRLAALASKHNVELIAIGNGTASRETDKLATELIKKHPEAKLTKVVVSEAGASVYSASAYASQELPGLDVSLRGAVSIARRLQDPLAELVKIDPKSIGVGQYQHDLSEVKLARSLDAVVEDCVNGVGVDVNTASAPLLTRVSGITAGLAENIVLHRDQNGPFKNRNEIKKVARLGPKAFEQCAGFLRIRDGEDPLDFSSVHPESYPVVRTIAADAGADVKTLIGNSPILKAIRPEKFVTDTVGLPTITDILKELEKPGRDPRPAFTTATFAEGVEKISDLKPGMVLEGQVTNVAAFGAFVDIGVHQDGLVHVSALSEKFVQDPREVVKSGDVVKVRVLEVDPVRKRISLTMRLSDEPNKGRQPREDRGGQGGPRGGQGGQGGQRGGQGGQRGGQGGQRGGQSGQRGGQPRQGGGQRGGGGNSFGNSAMADALRRAGLTKD; the protein is encoded by the coding sequence GTGACGACAGCGATCCATCAACGCATTGCCTCCGAGTTGGGGGTACGGGAAGGCCAGGTGTCGGCGGCCGTCGAGCTGCTCGACGGCGGCGCGACCGTGCCGTTCATCGCCCGCTACCGCAAGGAGGTGACCGGCACCCTCGACGACGCGCAGCTGCGCACCCTGGAGGAGCGCCTGGGCTACCTGCGGGAGCTGGAGGACCGGCGCACGGCGGTGCTGGAGTCGATCCGCTCCCAGGGCAAGCTGGACGAGGCGCTGGAGCAGCAGATCCTCGAGGCCGACACGAAGGCCCGGCTGGAGGACATCTACCTCCCGTTCAAGCCGAAGCGGCGGACGAAGGCGCAGATCGCCCGGGAGGCCGGCCTGGAGCCGCTGGCCGACGGCCTGCTCAACGATCCGTCCGTCGACCCGAAGGCAGCGGCCGCGGCCTTCGTCGACGCCGAGAAGGGCGTCGCCGACCCGCAGGCCGCGCTGGACGGCGCCCGGGCCATCCTGATCGAGCGGTTCGCCGAGGACGCCGACCTGATCGGTGACCTGCGCGAGCAGATGTGGACCCGGGGCCGGCTGGTCGCCAAGGTGCGGGACGGCAAGCAGACCGACGGGGCGAAGTTCTCCGACTACTTCGACTTCGCCGAGCCGTACTCGAAACTGCCCTCGCACCGGATCCTGGCCATGCTCCGCGGCGAGAAGGAGGAGGTCCTCGACCTCACCATGGAGCCGCACCCGGAGGAGGACGAGGGCTACTTCGAGGGCCGGATCGCCGGGCGCAACGGGATCGCCGACCACGGCCGGCCGGGCGACAAGTGGCTGATCGACACGGTGCGCTGGGCGTGGCGGACCCGGATCCTCATCCACCTCGGGGCCGATCTGCGGGTCCGGCTGCGCGAGGCGGCCGAGGACGAGGCCGTCCGGGTCTTCGCGGCGAACCTGCGGGACCTGCTGCTGGCCGCCCCGGCCGGCACCCGCGCCACGATGGGCCTGGACCCGGGTTTCCGGACCGGCGTCAAGGTGGCCGTGGTCGACGCGACCGGCAAGGTGGTCGCCACCGACACGATCTACCCGCACGTGCCGCAGAACAAGTGGGACGAGTCGATCCACCGGCTCGCCGCGCTGGCCAGCAAGCACAACGTCGAGCTGATCGCGATCGGCAACGGCACCGCGTCCCGGGAGACCGACAAGCTCGCCACCGAGCTGATCAAGAAGCACCCGGAGGCGAAGCTGACCAAGGTGGTGGTCTCCGAGGCGGGCGCGTCGGTCTACTCCGCCTCGGCGTACGCCTCGCAGGAGCTGCCCGGCCTGGACGTCTCGCTGCGCGGCGCGGTCTCCATCGCCCGCCGCCTGCAGGACCCGCTCGCCGAGCTCGTCAAGATCGACCCGAAGTCGATCGGCGTCGGCCAGTACCAGCACGACCTGTCCGAGGTGAAGCTGGCCCGTTCGCTGGACGCGGTGGTCGAGGACTGCGTGAACGGCGTCGGCGTGGACGTCAACACCGCCTCGGCGCCGCTGCTCACCCGGGTCTCCGGGATCACCGCCGGGCTGGCCGAGAACATCGTGCTGCACCGCGACCAGAACGGCCCGTTCAAGAACCGCAACGAGATCAAGAAGGTGGCCCGGCTCGGCCCGAAGGCGTTCGAGCAGTGCGCCGGCTTCCTGCGGATCCGCGACGGTGAGGACCCGCTGGACTTCTCCAGCGTGCACCCGGAGTCGTACCCGGTGGTCCGGACCATCGCGGCCGACGCGGGCGCCGACGTCAAGACGCTGATCGGCAACAGCCCGATCCTGAAGGCGATCCGGCCGGAGAAGTTCGTGACCGACACGGTCGGCCTGCCGACCATCACCGACATCCTCAAGGAGCTGGAGAAACCCGGCCGCGACCCGCGCCCGGCGTTCACCACCGCGACCTTCGCCGAGGGCGTCGAGAAGATCTCCGACCTGAAGCCGGGCATGGTGCTGGAGGGGCAGGTCACCAACGTGGCCGCGTTCGGCGCGTTCGTCGACATCGGCGTGCACCAGGACGGGCTGGTGCACGTGTCGGCGCTGTCCGAGAAGTTCGTCCAGGACCCGCGCGAGGTGGTCAAGTCCGGCGACGTGGTCAAGGTCCGCGTCCTGGAGGTCGACCCGGTCCGCAAGCGGATCTCGCTGACCATGCGGCTCTCCGACGAGCCGAACAAGGGCCGGCAGCCGCGCGAGGACCGCGGCGGTCAGGGTGGCCCGCGTGGTGGCCAGGGTGGTCAGGGCGGCCAGCGTGGTGGCCAGGGCGGCCAGCGTGGCGGCCAGGGTGGTCAGCGGGGCGGTCAGAGCGGTCAGCGGGGCGGTCAGCCGCGGCAGGGCGGCGGCCAGCGCGGCGGCGGCGGCAACAGCTTCGGCAACAGCGCGATGGCCGACGCGCTGCGCCGCGCCGGGCTGACCAAGGACTGA
- a CDS encoding DJ-1/PfpI family protein → MAKILLLTGDAAEDLEVMYPYQRLLEEGYQVDIAAPTAKKLQFVVHDFVDGFDTYTEKPGHTWPADLSFAEVDPSGYAALVLPGGRAPEYIRNDLDCLRIVRHFFEADKPVAALCHGPLVLAAAGVLDGRTSSAYPACAPDVRAGGGTWIDSAAHVDGVVVTGRAWPDHPSWMREFLTVLRAKAPVS, encoded by the coding sequence ATGGCCAAGATCCTGCTCCTGACCGGTGACGCGGCCGAGGACCTGGAGGTGATGTATCCCTACCAGCGGCTGCTGGAGGAGGGCTACCAGGTCGACATCGCCGCCCCGACCGCCAAGAAGCTGCAGTTCGTGGTGCACGACTTCGTGGACGGCTTCGACACCTACACCGAGAAGCCGGGCCACACCTGGCCGGCCGATCTGAGCTTCGCCGAGGTGGACCCGTCGGGCTACGCCGCGCTGGTGCTGCCCGGCGGACGCGCCCCCGAGTACATCCGCAACGACCTGGACTGCCTGCGGATCGTCCGGCACTTCTTCGAGGCGGACAAGCCGGTCGCCGCGCTCTGCCACGGCCCGCTGGTGCTGGCCGCGGCCGGGGTGCTGGACGGGCGTACCAGCAGTGCGTACCCGGCCTGCGCGCCGGACGTCCGGGCCGGCGGCGGCACCTGGATCGACAGCGCCGCCCACGTCGACGGCGTGGTGGTCACCGGCCGTGCCTGGCCGGACCACCCGTCCTGGATGCGGGAGTTCCTGACCGTCCTGCGCGCCAAGGCGCCGGTCAGCTGA
- a CDS encoding DUF3455 domain-containing protein produces the protein MTRTVKIAGAVGALALASIAVPAGVSYAGTPFAAPVARSATGANIGADTGSAARSAGFAGSVTGPASRSAAGSAPGATSGLASGPGAESASGATSGLATGPGAESASGAASGLATGPGAGSANGPATGLAAGSANGLATGLAAGSATGSATGSTTGSAGGSATTQEESFLGGEPLVPDAVEPPAGNVVHAVLKARGVQIYECKRSMWQPLEPAASLTGVTMSPVKKVTAVHFRGPAWVSDQDGSMVQGAAPVTAQPAEPGSLPPMLLKATGNRGGGIFGPVTYIQRLDAHGGAAPSTSCGGDQPVAVPYRAVYRFFTTK, from the coding sequence GTGACCCGTACCGTCAAGATCGCGGGCGCCGTCGGCGCCCTCGCCCTGGCCTCCATCGCCGTGCCCGCCGGCGTGTCCTACGCCGGCACACCGTTCGCCGCGCCCGTCGCGCGCTCAGCCACCGGGGCGAACATTGGAGCGGACACCGGCTCGGCCGCTCGATCCGCCGGATTCGCCGGATCGGTCACCGGGCCGGCTTCGCGGTCGGCCGCCGGCTCAGCTCCCGGCGCGACCAGCGGCCTCGCCTCCGGACCGGGCGCCGAGTCAGCGTCCGGCGCCACCAGCGGCCTCGCCACCGGGCCGGGCGCCGAGTCAGCCTCCGGCGCAGCCAGCGGCCTCGCCACCGGACCGGGCGCCGGTTCAGCGAACGGCCCGGCTACCGGGCTGGCCGCGGGCTCAGCAAACGGCCTCGCCACCGGACTGGCCGCGGGCTCAGCCACCGGATCGGCCACCGGTTCCACAACCGGGTCGGCCGGCGGCTCGGCGACGACCCAGGAGGAGAGTTTCCTGGGCGGCGAGCCGCTGGTCCCGGACGCCGTCGAGCCGCCCGCCGGCAACGTCGTGCACGCCGTGCTCAAGGCCCGCGGCGTACAGATCTACGAGTGCAAACGCAGCATGTGGCAGCCGCTCGAACCGGCCGCCTCCCTGACCGGCGTGACCATGAGCCCGGTCAAGAAGGTGACCGCGGTCCACTTCCGCGGCCCCGCCTGGGTGTCCGACCAGGACGGCTCGATGGTCCAGGGCGCCGCCCCGGTCACCGCCCAGCCCGCGGAGCCCGGCAGCCTCCCGCCGATGCTGCTCAAGGCCACCGGCAACCGCGGCGGCGGCATCTTCGGCCCGGTCACCTACATCCAGCGCCTCGACGCTCACGGCGGCGCCGCCCCGTCCACCTCCTGCGGCGGCGACCAGCCGGTAGCCGTCCCCTACCGCGCCGTCTACCGCTTCTTCACCACAAAATAG
- a CDS encoding translation initiation factor III translates to MGAVILLVVCVLAAVWSVAMMTKPGRVGYVYFFTYAEYYMGVLTLVSLSITIMVGLVSTDRLVLSIRQRVLLQSAHRTTGVMAISSLVFHLWTKTVESHIRVIDIFVPFLTPTNTLWIGLGQISGYVMVLVTWSGLIRAKFIGRGKPWMWRAIHSISYLMWPIALMHGLGAGRAAATWVIVSYVICVLLVLIGLAVRLSVSLNRRKDFSSAAGVGAARPTSGGGVVPTSSAPRNRWGSGPRDREPTGDLVQAAPSVNSWVPAAPSAPPMAPPVAPVSPAVAPISPAPIADRRELEPAPRQRRAVDDERYDEPTRAMSRRDFEEERYDEPAPRPRRRDDDYYDDGPRPRSRRYEDDEPRGRRSAEDTGTRLRMDDTGTRLRMEDTGTRLRMDDTGTRLRMDDTGTRLRRDEMTDTGTRLPRYADDDYYYEERPRGGRRRADDDRYEEVPRQRAPRYEEEDESRGGRRRADDGRHSRSEFVDLADDRFADDDTLVDTTSRRSRRPSADVVRGGGVPARRTRGGRDDDEAYFSQLRGDVN, encoded by the coding sequence ATGGGCGCGGTCATCCTGCTGGTGGTGTGTGTCCTGGCGGCGGTCTGGTCGGTCGCGATGATGACCAAGCCCGGCCGCGTGGGATATGTCTACTTCTTCACGTACGCGGAGTACTACATGGGTGTCCTCACCCTTGTGTCACTCTCGATCACCATCATGGTCGGCCTGGTCTCCACCGACCGCCTGGTCCTCTCCATCAGGCAGCGTGTCCTCCTCCAGTCCGCCCACCGGACCACCGGCGTGATGGCGATCTCCTCGCTGGTCTTCCACCTGTGGACCAAGACCGTCGAGTCGCACATCCGCGTGATCGACATCTTCGTCCCGTTCCTCACCCCGACCAACACGCTCTGGATCGGGCTGGGGCAGATCTCCGGGTACGTCATGGTGCTGGTCACCTGGAGCGGCCTGATCCGGGCCAAGTTCATCGGCCGGGGCAAGCCGTGGATGTGGCGGGCGATCCACTCGATCTCCTACCTGATGTGGCCGATCGCCCTGATGCACGGTCTCGGCGCCGGCCGTGCCGCGGCGACCTGGGTGATCGTCAGCTATGTCATCTGCGTCCTGCTGGTGCTGATCGGGCTCGCCGTCCGCCTCTCGGTCAGCCTCAACCGGCGCAAGGACTTCTCGTCCGCGGCCGGGGTCGGCGCCGCCCGGCCGACGTCCGGCGGCGGCGTGGTGCCCACCTCCAGCGCGCCGCGCAACCGCTGGGGCAGTGGCCCCCGGGACCGCGAGCCGACCGGCGACCTGGTCCAGGCCGCCCCGAGCGTGAACAGCTGGGTGCCGGCCGCCCCCTCGGCCCCGCCGATGGCGCCCCCGGTCGCCCCGGTCAGCCCGGCCGTGGCCCCGATCAGCCCGGCGCCGATCGCCGACCGCCGCGAGCTGGAGCCGGCCCCGCGCCAGCGCCGCGCGGTCGACGACGAGCGGTACGACGAGCCGACCCGGGCGATGTCGCGCCGTGACTTCGAGGAGGAGCGGTACGACGAGCCGGCCCCGCGCCCGCGCCGCCGCGACGACGACTACTACGACGACGGCCCCCGCCCGCGCAGCCGCCGTTACGAGGACGACGAGCCCCGCGGCCGCCGCTCGGCCGAGGACACCGGCACCCGCCTGCGGATGGACGACACCGGCACCCGCCTGCGGATGGAGGACACCGGGACCCGACTCCGGATGGACGACACCGGCACCCGGCTCCGCATGGACGACACCGGCACCCGTCTGCGCCGGGACGAGATGACCGACACCGGCACCCGGCTGCCCCGCTACGCCGACGACGACTACTACTACGAGGAGCGCCCGCGCGGCGGCCGGCGTCGCGCCGACGACGACCGGTACGAGGAGGTGCCCCGCCAGCGCGCCCCGCGCTACGAGGAGGAGGACGAGTCCCGTGGCGGCCGCCGCCGCGCCGACGACGGCCGGCACAGCCGCAGCGAGTTCGTCGACCTGGCCGACGACCGGTTCGCCGACGACGACACCCTGGTCGACACCACGTCCCGCCGGTCCCGCCGCCCGTCCGCCGACGTGGTCCGCGGCGGTGGCGTCCCGGCCCGCCGCACCCGCGGCGGCCGTGACGACGACGAGGCGTACTTCTCGCAGCTGCGCGGTGACGTGAATTGA
- a CDS encoding NADH-quinone oxidoreductase subunit NuoF family protein, protein MSTAQVPPVTSIGIPRITAGYDEYGRLDLQAHQEVHGGFAALSSGELIGLADRIELRGRGGAGFPFARKVRAVIDSCKRQDLPPVIVVNATEGEPPSWKDKAILTRGPHLILDGAALAAAALDAEEIVIGIADDGIGQNSLTAALAERKMPCPTRIVTVPHRFISGEGGALVRGINGEAHIPPGRKVRSSDNGVMGLPTLLSNAETYSQLAIAARLGPWEYNSVGIPEEPGTVMLTVGGSATNPAVVEAPSGTPLMDVLAMCGADIGPGLLVGGYHGKWISAEQAETVTISRKGFAKVGGTLGAGMLIPIGSKTCALGEVAQVVQYLAGESAGQCGPCRLGLPDLARAVTLVSLGGSALEQVRQAAGLVKGRGACSHPDGTSRFALSALEVFAKDVEAHANGEGCGKQVRGILPLPYTAEKGARKLALDWSRCDGHGLCSAVAPEIIRLDHNGFPAFPQTPLPPWLEDGARKAVNVCPALALRLIDPATSAH, encoded by the coding sequence TTGAGCACCGCACAGGTTCCCCCGGTCACCTCGATCGGCATCCCGCGGATCACCGCGGGCTACGACGAGTACGGCCGTCTCGACCTGCAGGCGCACCAGGAGGTGCACGGCGGGTTCGCGGCCCTCTCGTCGGGTGAGCTGATCGGTCTCGCCGACCGCATCGAGCTGCGCGGACGTGGTGGCGCCGGCTTCCCGTTCGCCCGCAAGGTGCGCGCCGTGATCGACTCCTGCAAGCGTCAGGATCTGCCCCCGGTGATCGTGGTGAACGCCACCGAGGGTGAGCCCCCGTCCTGGAAGGACAAGGCGATCCTGACCCGTGGCCCGCACCTGATCCTGGACGGCGCCGCGCTGGCGGCCGCCGCCCTGGACGCCGAGGAGATCGTCATCGGCATCGCCGACGACGGCATCGGGCAGAACTCGCTGACCGCCGCGCTGGCCGAGCGCAAGATGCCCTGCCCGACCCGGATCGTCACGGTCCCGCACCGGTTCATCTCCGGCGAGGGTGGCGCGCTGGTCCGCGGGATCAACGGCGAGGCGCACATCCCGCCCGGCCGCAAGGTCCGGTCCAGCGACAACGGCGTGATGGGGCTGCCCACCCTGCTCTCCAACGCCGAGACGTACTCGCAGCTGGCGATCGCGGCCCGGCTCGGGCCGTGGGAGTACAACTCGGTCGGCATCCCGGAGGAGCCGGGCACGGTGATGCTCACCGTCGGCGGCTCGGCCACCAACCCGGCCGTCGTCGAGGCGCCCAGCGGCACCCCGCTGATGGACGTGCTCGCCATGTGCGGCGCGGACATCGGCCCGGGCCTGCTGGTCGGCGGCTACCACGGCAAGTGGATCAGCGCCGAGCAGGCCGAGACGGTGACCATCTCGCGCAAGGGATTCGCCAAGGTCGGCGGCACGCTCGGCGCCGGCATGCTGATCCCGATCGGCTCGAAGACCTGCGCGCTCGGCGAGGTCGCCCAGGTCGTGCAGTACCTGGCCGGCGAGTCGGCGGGTCAGTGCGGCCCGTGCCGCCTGGGCCTGCCCGACCTGGCCCGGGCGGTCACCCTGGTGTCGCTCGGCGGCTCCGCGCTGGAGCAGGTGCGGCAGGCGGCCGGTCTGGTCAAGGGGCGGGGCGCGTGCAGCCACCCGGACGGCACGTCGCGGTTCGCGCTCTCCGCGCTGGAGGTGTTCGCCAAGGACGTCGAGGCGCACGCCAACGGGGAGGGCTGCGGGAAGCAGGTGCGGGGCATCCTGCCGCTGCCGTACACCGCCGAGAAGGGTGCCCGGAAGCTGGCGCTGGACTGGTCGCGGTGCGACGGGCACGGGCTCTGCTCGGCGGTCGCCCCGGAGATCATCCGGCTGGACCACAACGGCTTCCCGGCCTTCCCGCAGACGCCGCTGCCGCCGTGGCTGGAGGACGGGGCCCGCAAGGCGGTCAACGTCTGCCCGGCGCTGGCGCTGCGGCTGATCGACCCGGCCACGTCGGCACACTGA